In Hydra vulgaris chromosome 06, alternate assembly HydraT2T_AEP, a genomic segment contains:
- the LOC136081385 gene encoding uncharacterized protein LOC136081385, whose product MQRFGFVKSPVAAELPESDAQGINFRQLRQSVDTRWNSELDCMASVLHLKSAIICLCANEDIFSSKTISASQWKSIEGAVEIYAPLKEATETWLADSIPTTNTVADSLYLFHDKIDQFIETDGKNGYGVLYAKNLKSCIEKRFPLCHTGNLLSAAANYLTPALKGLHVKDNVECQPVARVLSADLSPNSNLKRKLNVRLETREPTSELNPVLSEICQYEYLPDAKKDFPILDWWKLHSNTLPELSSLARQVLAIPASPTKSERVFNSGGNFVRSSRHNLHPEKVEQIILIRENIVLLEKFGKKILN is encoded by the exons ATGCAAAGATTTGGCTTCGTTAAGTCACCAGTTGCAGCTGAGTTGCCTGAATCAGACGCTCAAGGAATCAATTTTAGACAGTTACGCCAATCTGTTGACACAAGATGGAATAGTGAACTGGATTGCATGGCTTCTGTTCTACATCTAAAGAGTGCAATTATCTGCTTATGTGCAAATGaagatattttttcttcaaagaCCATCAGTGCATCACAGTGGAAATCAATTGAGGGAGCAGTAGAAATTTATGCGCCACTTAAAGAAGCTACAGAAACGTGGTTGGCTGACTCTATTCCAACAACTAACACTGTCGCCGATTCTCTTTATTTATTCCATGACAAAATTGATCAATTTATTGAGACGGATGGAAAAAATGGCTACGGTGTCTTGTAtgcaaaaaacttgaaaagcTGCATTGAGAAAAGATTTCCCCTTTGTCACACTGGAAACTTATTAAGTGCTGCAGCAAACTACTTAACTCCTGCTTTAAAGGGACTTCAC GTTAAGGATAATGTTGAGTGCCAACCTGTTGCCAGAGTTCTTTCAGCAGATTTGTCCCCTAATTCAAATCTGAAGCGCAAGTTAAACGTCAGACTTGAAACACGAGAGCCAACATCTGAACTGAATCCTGTTTTGAGCGAAATTTGCCAGTATGAATATCTTCCTGATGCCAAAAAAGACTTTCCGATTCTTGATTGGTGGAAATTGCATTCAAATACATTGCCAGAACTCTCTTCATTAGCTAGACAAGTTTTAGCTATTCCAGCAAGTCCAACTAAATCAGAGAGAGTTTTTAACTCAGGTGGAAATTTCGTCCGATCATCTAGACACAACTTACATCcagaaaaagtagaacaaaTCATCTTAATCAGAGAAAACATTGTCTTGTTAGAAAAGTTTGGCAAAAAAATTCTgaattaa